In the Chitinivibrionales bacterium genome, one interval contains:
- a CDS encoding response regulator, with translation MHRFMTDQKIGKVLIVDDEAIMRDMLEIELEEQYHINTASNANQALEILKNDTIDLVISDINMPGMKGYELIKIVKENYPHTKVALITGYNVDDYVRMAKESNISNIISKSTPFNFDEFNSIVYGLVTENIFGLDKYMLPDYTILKEFTLRQTSEINTIEQEVIDSISEFHRPQLFVQILLEEIITNAVYHAPVNKDGKTKYQKHSNVVLDNSEKVKIALGKDSEKYGVSVIDTSGRLSKEQVLFRLDRHIHGEGLLDENGRGLHMSRMYADRLIVNINKNVSTEVIFINYLDEKYKGSKPLIINEI, from the coding sequence ATGCACCGATTTATGACTGACCAAAAAATTGGAAAAGTGCTCATTGTCGATGATGAAGCGATCATGCGCGACATGCTGGAAATTGAACTTGAAGAACAGTACCATATAAATACTGCGAGCAATGCCAATCAGGCCCTCGAGATTCTGAAAAACGACACAATCGACCTCGTTATATCAGATATTAACATGCCCGGAATGAAAGGGTATGAACTCATTAAAATCGTTAAAGAAAATTATCCCCATACCAAGGTTGCATTAATCACCGGGTATAATGTCGACGACTATGTCCGAATGGCCAAAGAAAGTAATATATCCAATATAATATCCAAATCAACCCCCTTTAATTTTGATGAATTCAATTCGATTGTCTACGGTCTGGTGACTGAAAATATCTTCGGCCTCGATAAATATATGCTTCCCGACTATACAATACTCAAAGAATTTACTCTCCGGCAAACATCAGAGATCAACACGATAGAACAAGAAGTTATTGATTCCATTTCCGAATTCCACCGTCCTCAGCTCTTTGTTCAGATACTTTTGGAAGAAATTATCACCAATGCGGTCTATCATGCTCCGGTTAATAAAGATGGTAAGACAAAATATCAGAAACATTCGAATGTTGTTCTTGATAATAGTGAAAAGGTGAAAATAGCGTTGGGCAAGGATTCGGAAAAATACGGTGTATCGGTAATCGATACCAGCGGCCGTCTTTCCAAAGAACAGGTTCTATTCCGTCTCGACCGCCATATTCACGGAGAAGGTCTTCTCGATGAAAATGGACGGGGGCTTCATATGTCCCGGATGTACGCTGACAGATTGATAGTTAATATTAACAAGAATGTTTCTACCGAAGTTATTTTTATCAATTATCTTGATGAAAAATACAAGGGTTCAAAGCCTCTCATTATCAACGAAATTTAA